In a single window of the Lynx canadensis isolate LIC74 chromosome E2, mLynCan4.pri.v2, whole genome shotgun sequence genome:
- the KCNC3 gene encoding LOW QUALITY PROTEIN: potassium voltage-gated channel subfamily C member 3 (The sequence of the model RefSeq protein was modified relative to this genomic sequence to represent the inferred CDS: deleted 1 base in 1 codon), translated as MLSSVCVSSFRGRQGASKQQPAPPPQPPESPPPLPPPPSPPPLQQQQFAQPGSAASPAGPPAPRGPGGRRAEPCPGLPAAAMGRHGGGGGDSGKIVINVGGVRHETYRSTLRTLPGTRLAGLTEPEAAARFDYDPGADEFFFDRHPGVFAYVLNYYRTGKLHCPADVCGPLFEEELGFWGIDETDVEACCWMTYRQHRDAEEALDSFEAPDPAGAANAANAAGAHDAGLDDEAGAGGGGLDGAGGELKRLCFQDAGGGAGGPPGGAGGAGGTWWRRWQPRVWALFEDPYSSRAARYVAFASLFFILISITTFCLETHEGFIHISNKTVTQASPIPGAPPENITNVEVETEPFLTYVEGVCVVWFTFEFLMRITFCPDKVEFLKSSLNIIDCVAILPFYLEVGLSGLSSKAAKDVLGFLRVVRFVRILRIFKLTRHFVGLRVLGHTLRASTNEFLLLIIFLALGVLIFATMIYYAERIGADPDDILGSNHTYFKNIPIGFWWAVVTMTTLGYGDMYPKTWSGMLVGALCALAGVLTIAMPVPVIVNNFGMYYSLAMAKQKLPKKKNKHIPRPPQPGSPNYCKPDPPPPPPPHHPHHGSGGISPPPPITPPSVGVTVAGAYPAGPHTHPGLLRGGAGGLGIMGLPPLPAPGEPCPLAQEEVIEINRADPRPNGDPAAAALAHEDCPAIDQPAMSPEDKSPITPGSRGRYSRDRACFLLTDYAPSPDGSIRKATGAPPLPPQTGVSQAPQASCPTSTPTPQPGYPPSGRTPSPRALVTA; from the exons ATGCTGAGCTCAGTCTGCGTCTCGTCCTTCCGCGGGCGCCAGGGGGCCAGCAAGCAGCAGCCGGCGCCACCGCCGCAGCCGCCCGAGTCCCCGCCGCCGCTGCCCCCGCCGCCGTCACCGCCGCCGCTGCAGCAACAGCAGTTTGCGCAGCCCGGCTCCGCCGCGTCCCCGGCGGGCCCCCCGGCACCCCGCGGGCCCGGGGGCCGGCGCGCCGAGCCATGCCCCGGGCTGCCGGCGGCGGCCATGGGGCGGcacggcggcggcggtggcgacAGCGGCAAGATCGTGATCAACGTGGGCGGCGTGCGCCATGAGACGTACCGCTCGACGCTGCGCACCCTGCCGGGGACGCGGCTGGCCGGCCTGACGGAGCCGGAGGCGGCGGCGCGCTTCGACTACGATCCCGGCGCCGACGAGTTCTTCTTTGACCGGCACCCGGGAGTCTTCGCCTACGTGCTCAACTACTACCGCACAGGCAAGCTGCACTGTCCGGCCGACGTGTGCGGGCCTCTTTTCGAGGAGGAGCTCGGCTTCTGGGGCATCGACGAGACCGACGTGGAGGCCTGCTGCTGGATGACCTACCGGCAGCACCGCGACGCCGAAGAGGCGCTCGACTCCTTTGAGGCTCCGGACCCTGCGGGCGCAGCGAACGCCGCCAACGCCGCTGGCGCCCACGACGCGGGTCTGGACGACGAggcgggcgcgggcggcggcggcctgGACGGCGCGGGCGGCGAGCTCAAGCGCCTTTGCTTCCAGGACGCGGGCGGCGGCGCCGGGGGGCCGCCAGGGGGCGCGGGCGGCGCAGGCGGCACGTGGTGGCGCCGCTGGCAGCCCCGCGTGTGGGCGCTCTTCGAGGACCCCTACTCGTCGCGGGCCGCCAGG TATGTGGCCTTCGCCTCCCTCTTCTTCATTCTCATCTCCATAACCACCTTCTGCCTGGAGACCCACGAAGGCTTCATCCACATCAGCAACAAGACGGTGACGCAGGCCTCCCCCATCCCGGGGGCTCCACCGGAGAACATCACCAACGTGGAGGTGGAGACGGAGCCCTTCCTGACGTACGTGGAGGGCGTGTGCGTGGTCTGGTTCACCTTCGAGTTCCTCATGCGCATCACCTTCTGCCCGGACAAGGTGGAATTCCTCAAGAGCAGCCTCAACATCATCGACTGCGTGGCCATCTTGCCCTTCTATCTCGAGGTGGGCCTCTCGGGCCTCAGCTCCAAGGCTGCCAAAGACGTGCTGGGCTTCCTGCGTGTCGTCCGCTTCGTCCGAATCCTGCGCATCTTCAAGCTCACGCGCCATTTTGTGGGGCTGCGCGTGCTGGGCCACACGCTCCGCGCCAGCACCAACGAGTTCCTGCTGCTCATCATCTTCCTGGCGCTGGGCGTGCTCATCTTCGCCACCATGATCTACTACGCGGAGCGCATCGGCGCCGACCCCGACGACATCCTGGGCTCCAACCACACCTACTTCAAGAACATCCCCATCGGCTTCTGGTGGGCCGTGGTCACCATGACGACCCTGGGCTACGGAGACATGTACCCCAAGACGTGGTCGGGGATGCTGGTCGGGGCACTGTGTGCCCTGGCGGGGGTGCTCACCATCGCCATGCCCGTGCCCGTCATCGTCAACAACTTTGGCATGTACTATTCGCTGGCCATGGCCAAACAGAAGCTGCCCAAGAAGAAGAACAAACACATCCCCCGGCCCCCGCAGCCCGGCTCCCCCAACTACTGCAAGCccgacccccctcccccgccgcccccgcaCCACCCCCACCACGGCAGCGGCGGTATCAGTCCTCCGCCACCCATCACCCCGCCCTCCGTGGGGGTGACTGTGGCCGGGGCCTACCCAGCGGGCCCCCACACGCACCCCGGGCTGCTCAGGGGAGGCGCGGGGGGGCTCGGGATCATGGGGCTGCCTCCTCTGCCGGCCCCCGGGGAGCCTTGCCCGTTGGCTCAGGAGGAAGTAATTGAGATCAACCGCGCAG ATCCCCGCCCCAATGGGGACCCTGCAGCAGCTGCGCTTGCCCACGAGGACTGCCCAGCCATCGACCAGCCCGCCATGTCCCCGGAAGACAAGAGCCCCATCACCCCTGGCAGCCGTGGCCGCTATAGCCGGGACCGAGCCTGCTTCCTCCTCACCGACTACGCTCCTTCCCCTGATGGCTCCATCCGGAAAG ccaccggtgctcccccactg cccccccagACTGGCGTAAGCCAGGCCCCCCAAGCTTCTTGCCCGACCTCAACGCCAACGCCGCAGCCTGGATATCCCCCTAGCGGACGAACCCCTTCCCCCCGGG CTCTTGTCACCGCCTGA